The following coding sequences are from one Seonamhaeicola sp. ML3 window:
- a CDS encoding YcxB family protein codes for MKLEYTLDEDDFIQYHLFVASNSESIKKRRLIMRFLIPSIYLVFAFLEYSKGKTTLSIIFLVLSIIWFILYPIYTKYRYRKHYIKSVNNNYKNSFFKPIKLEVTSDLIITEDFTGETKTKISEIKSLTEIKETFFLNITTNASIIIPKRGIKNINHFKEEFVKLAIPIENKLNWKWK; via the coding sequence ATGAAGTTAGAATATACACTAGATGAAGACGACTTTATTCAATATCACCTATTTGTTGCTTCCAATTCAGAAAGTATAAAAAAGAGAAGACTCATTATGAGATTTTTAATTCCTTCTATTTACCTAGTCTTCGCATTTTTGGAATATTCAAAGGGGAAAACCACCCTCAGTATTATATTTCTAGTCTTGTCTATAATTTGGTTTATTCTATACCCTATCTATACAAAATATAGGTATAGAAAGCATTATATAAAATCTGTAAATAACAACTATAAGAACAGTTTTTTTAAACCCATAAAATTAGAAGTAACCTCAGACTTAATTATAACCGAAGATTTTACAGGAGAAACAAAAACAAAAATTAGCGAAATAAAATCCTTGACGGAAATCAAAGAGACTTTCTTTTTAAATATTACAACAAATGCCTCTATTATTATTCCCAAAAGAGGTATTAAAAATATAAATCATTTTAAGGAAGAATTTGTCAAACTTGCTATTCCAATAGAAAACAAACTAAACTGGAAATGGAAATAA
- a CDS encoding DUF4350 domain-containing protein: protein MNKTLKIYLGLLVLLFAIVIAIDFSKPKPIDWSKTYNELHKKPYGTFIFHDQLKNLFPNSDVKSIKTTPYEYFDDLYNWEDSLYNTSGTYMLIKGFSETDDISAQELLDFASHGNDVFIASNYPPKMILDSLSAKIEYAYDFIGSAEFSLANPLFKEDSIKVEKGLSNNYFSKLDSLSTTVLGYQKFDAVNKVNFVKIEHGQGNIYLHLQPVAFTNYHLLKNNNKKYAAAVMSYLQDDVIHFDSRNKTNTNLSNSPLRFILSKPALRNAWWLALVSLILFMIFNSKRRQRIVKVIKPLENSTIAFTKTIGNLYYETKDHNTIIEKKITYFLEHLRRTYYINTELLDDKFIKNLSLKSNKDKNDIKALITLILNLKAKSNCTETDLLELNRLIEDFYTK, encoded by the coding sequence TGGTCTAAAACCTACAACGAGTTACATAAAAAACCCTATGGCACATTTATTTTTCATGACCAACTAAAAAACCTATTTCCCAATAGCGACGTAAAGTCTATTAAGACCACACCTTATGAGTATTTTGATGATTTATATAATTGGGAAGACAGCCTATACAACACAAGCGGAACTTATATGCTTATTAAAGGGTTTTCTGAAACAGATGATATTTCTGCTCAAGAACTATTGGACTTTGCATCACATGGTAACGATGTATTCATTGCTTCCAATTATCCACCAAAAATGATTTTAGACAGCCTTTCTGCTAAAATTGAATATGCATATGATTTTATTGGAAGTGCCGAATTTAGTTTGGCAAACCCCTTATTCAAAGAAGACTCTATTAAGGTAGAAAAAGGACTTAGTAACAATTATTTTTCTAAACTCGATTCCTTGTCGACAACTGTTTTGGGATATCAAAAATTCGACGCTGTTAACAAGGTAAACTTCGTAAAGATAGAACATGGTCAGGGCAATATTTATCTGCACCTACAACCCGTAGCTTTCACAAACTATCATCTTCTAAAAAACAACAATAAAAAGTATGCTGCTGCTGTTATGTCTTATTTACAGGATGATGTTATTCATTTTGATTCTCGAAATAAGACCAATACGAATTTGAGCAACTCCCCTTTAAGGTTTATTTTGAGCAAACCGGCCTTAAGAAACGCATGGTGGCTGGCGTTAGTAAGTTTAATTCTTTTCATGATTTTTAATTCTAAAAGACGACAACGAATTGTTAAAGTTATTAAACCACTAGAAAACTCAACAATTGCCTTTACCAAGACCATAGGTAATCTTTACTATGAGACTAAAGACCACAATACTATTATTGAGAAAAAAATAACGTACTTTTTAGAACATTTAAGACGTACATACTATATAAACACTGAATTATTGGATGACAAATTCATAAAAAACTTAAGTCTAAAATCCAATAAAGACAAAAACGATATTAAAGCATTAATTACGCTTATTTTAAATTTAAAGGCTAAAAGTAACTGTACCGAAACAGACTTGCTTGAGCTTAACAGATTAATTGAAGATTTTTATACCAAATAA
- a CDS encoding MoxR family ATPase, translated as MEHLENPQDDALKPQNEQQEFEDTLAGANTEIGDNLNFKTRIDLTELQDGIALIKTEIGKVIVGQKGMIDLLIASILANGHSLIEGVPGVAKTISAKLLAKSLDIGFSRIQFTPDLMPSDILGTSVFNVKSSEFEFKQGPIFSNMILIDEINRAPAKTQAALFEVMEERQITIDGHKYIMDLPFIVLATQNPVEQEGTYRLPEAQLDRFLFKIDIDYPNAEEEIEIINREQALQGGTKTDKVTAHLSKDQIAKFQGLVNQVIIESHLVKYIADIIVNTRSNPFLYLGASPRASIAILKASKAFAAMGGRDFVTPEDIKQAAIPVLQHRVIVTPEREMEGITTKQIIKQIIEAVEIPR; from the coding sequence ATGGAGCATTTAGAGAACCCACAAGATGACGCTTTAAAGCCTCAAAACGAACAACAAGAATTTGAAGACACACTTGCTGGTGCAAATACAGAAATTGGTGACAATTTAAATTTTAAAACACGTATCGACTTAACCGAACTGCAAGACGGCATAGCGCTTATTAAAACCGAAATAGGAAAGGTGATTGTTGGGCAAAAAGGTATGATTGATTTATTGATTGCTTCCATTCTAGCCAACGGGCATTCCCTAATTGAAGGTGTTCCTGGGGTTGCAAAAACCATATCGGCAAAGCTTTTGGCTAAATCACTAGATATAGGCTTTAGTAGAATTCAGTTTACACCAGATTTAATGCCTAGTGATATCTTGGGTACTTCTGTTTTTAATGTAAAATCTTCAGAATTTGAGTTTAAACAGGGCCCTATATTTTCTAACATGATTCTTATTGATGAAATTAATAGAGCACCAGCAAAAACACAAGCCGCTCTGTTCGAAGTAATGGAAGAACGTCAAATTACTATAGATGGTCATAAATATATTATGGACCTACCTTTCATAGTATTAGCCACACAAAACCCGGTAGAACAAGAGGGAACATATAGACTTCCTGAAGCTCAATTAGACCGATTTTTGTTCAAAATTGATATCGACTATCCAAATGCTGAGGAAGAAATAGAAATAATTAACAGAGAACAAGCATTACAGGGTGGCACTAAGACCGATAAGGTTACCGCTCACCTATCAAAAGATCAAATTGCAAAATTCCAAGGCTTGGTTAATCAAGTCATTATTGAATCCCATTTAGTAAAATATATCGCCGATATTATAGTAAATACCAGAAGCAACCCATTTTTATATCTAGGCGCTTCGCCAAGAGCATCTATCGCTATACTTAAAGCGAGTAAGGCTTTTGCTGCCATGGGAGGACGTGATTTCGTTACGCCAGAAGACATTAAACAAGCCGCTATTCCAGTATTACAGCACAGGGTCATTGTAACTCCAGAACGTGAAATGGAGGGTATTACCACAAAACAAATTATTAAGCAGATTATTGAAGCTGTTGAAATTCCTAGGTAA